CCTTATTTTACAGATGGGGTCGAGGATTTGGTCTTTTGGGTTCCATTTTTGGAAAAGATGGTGTATTAAACCAGCCAAACAGTGTCTTTggacttatattttatatactacaGTTATTACTTGGTAAGTATTGATACAAAGATACAGAAATAAGCTTGTTATACCCATTCAGTGCTTGTGTCTTCGCCCTAGTGTGTCTTCATAGTAAAAAGCACGTGCCAATGATAGAGAACTACAGGAATCCAGAATAGTTTTGTATTGTGAAGTGTGAGTCACTGCTTCTTATCATATGGTGACCTTGGTATCAGTGGACCTATAGTCATGGCTAGTATCATGTCATGATGTCCAGAAACCCAGCCCCATTCATGGACATTACTACTGCAGTCTTGCTTGTAAGCTTGTGTTTTGAAGTTGCATTATAGACTATCTTAAAATATCACATCTTCAGAAAACAGTAGCAGTAAGCTGCCATTCAGCATGTCTATGTATCTACTGTTCCCTGTCTTGTGGGGCTTCTGCTTGTCCCTTTGGTGCTAGAATCAAACCTAGTACTGGACACCTGAGCTGCATCCTtttgctaaaaaagaaaaaagaaaagaaaacaacaacaaatttgtGTAGCCTCTTACTTTCAGTATTACTGTCCTAAGTGTCTGTGGGCCTCTCAGGTTCACATTGTCACTAAACAGTGCCATGGGGATCCAGTGTCTTTAAAGCACCTTCCTTTCCTTAAATTATTTCCCTGAAATAAATTTCCAAGCATGAGGCtaatgagtcaaaaaaaaaaaaaaaaaaactttttaaaaaaaataaataaatggattttaACACTTACTGCCGAATGCCAAATTGTTGCCTCTTCCAATCATCTGGTCCCCATCTAAAGTCCATTTtagaagtgtttttgttttttgttgttgttttgttttttaacttttctagTTGTCAAGTATCAGTAGCCATCACTTTGATGTTACTTTAATGTTCTTTTACTGCCCACTAAAGCCTATTTGTGATAATCCTTTTAAACAGTAGCTTTGTGGTGGGCTTGTACTCTTCAGTTTAGCTATTAATATATTATTCTCTTGTTTGTCAGCTCTTCTGTGCAGTGATTGGTTAACCTCAGTCTGGCGTTGGCTTGCTGCCATTCACATTTGGAGTATGAATTTTTCTAAGAAGTATTGTCAGGGTTGACCAATTCTGAGTGTATGTATTTGTCCTGAAGAACTAAGAAGTGCAGTTTAAAACAGATAAAAGTCAAGATAGTACAGTTTAAAACAGCAAGCTGCTCCTGGGGGCTCAGCAGTAAGCGATGGCTGAGCTAGCAGAGGTGTCTCCATCTTAGAAAGCTGTGTGCAGCCATTAAAGAAGGGAGTGTGAAGAGGTTAAGGTGAACTGAAGTAGAACAAGCAGAATGGGGTTTAAAGCTGTAGGGTCATTATGCTTCTTTGTGCATGCAAAAGCAGAGTGAGGGGTCCttttgggggaaggggggaagttGACCTCCAGCTTGTTGAATCTGTGGATTTCTAAAGTACAAACCCCAACTCAGGGAGCCGTCATTTTCCCTTAGTAGGAAAGAAAGGGCTTAGAGAAAAAAAGTCATCCAGGTTCATGTGGGAGCAAGGTGAGGCGGTTTGCATTTATAATACGACTGTGTCGGCTCCAGTTCCTGTGTGAGTCCCGTCATGGGCACAGCCACTCACATTTGCTGACTTGAGTTTCCACGTGCTTTTGGAATGTCAGCTTTTCTGAGTCATCTAACACATCCAGGGCTTGCCACCTCACTCCCTCGTGGACTGTGTGACAGTCATCAttggaaattgattttttttttcacatagttCAAATGTTAAGCTGCTGTGTGGTAAAGGGGTCCCCACCTGAGATCCACTCCAGCTCCTCTCCATTGCTCCCACCCGCCCCCACCCAGCAATGGTTCTTtactttcaaaacataaaaagcgAATGCTGTGTTCCCTTCCTTCCTACAGcttattctttttggtttttttttttttttttttttttttgactgatcTATCATAATAATCtctttttatatatacttttatatggAATGAAtacattaaatgtttttttttgttgttgttgttttgtttttggttgatGTTTTTACAGCTATAAGATATTCTATTGTTATATTATTGTTAGTAGCGGCACGTTCTAAAGTCCACAATTTTTCCACAAATCACAAGTGCCTGCATACACTGCAGTTATTACAGTAGCAGCACTCACAGGACATTCTGAGCACCAGATTGTAGTTCATAAAGGCAGGCTTCATCGGAGCCCACCTCATTCTCACAGCAGACTTAAGAGGTAGAGGACGGTCTGCTGTGTAAATtggaacagagaaaaaaacacaggaaatagtTGACACATCATTTTATGtatgcatttttttgtttgtttgcttgctgtgCAGGAGGTTGAACTCCACAGCCTTGTGCATCTAGGTGACAAGAGATCTGCTCCTGAGCCCACAAGTGGTCCTCTAGCCCACAAGTGctgtttttcaaaatattttctatttatctccaactaggccacaatcatttgtagccttggctgtccttagACTCACAGACGATCTCCTGCCGTAGCCCTGGAGTACTGGATTATAAAGTGGATCGCTATGTCTGCCTCTTGcatcattttaaaactttctttgatAGAGTTAAGGTGTTAGCACTAACTCTTCAGGCTTAGATTTTGAGCATAGATGACTTAGCACAGGTGAGTACTGTTTGAGTACATCTGACAGAGTCTAGGCTTTGCTGGCCCATTAGCAGTTGGCTAGGTCAGGAGTTGAATGTGCTCTGACCTTGACAATCACTGTGTCTAGTACTTGTGTGGCTGGCCTCAGGAGTTACAGGACAGAGCATAGGAAGGCAGTGAAGACTCCAGACACCTTTTGTTTTGAGCCCTGGCTTTTAATACTTGactgcttctctttttttctttgagacagggtcttactatgcacCCAGGCAGGCCTCCAGTCtgagccttctgcctcagcccctgaagtactgggattatggACATATACTGACATACCGGCTCCGACTGCCTTTTTGCCTGATGTGTTTTGATGCAGCTGTGCCTTACTGGCCTGTTTTACTTTCCCTCTCCCCAGTTAGCCACTCTGAagtgtgttctctctgtctctctctttctctctcttccctctttaaCACAGTGTAGGTAAGGGCATCACGTGGTCTGGCTTTTTGGTAAATTTGATCTAAACATGAAAGGCAGCATCTCCCCAGATAGGGAAGCTGTAGTGAAATGCATGACAAGAGTGGACCTTACCCAGTCCACAGCTTGGAAGGAAGGCTGCTGCCCTCATTCCTGAGCTCATTAGGAGACTGCACCAGCATCTCTGCTCCATGTGATGGCGAGCTTGCATGGTTGGTGTGTACGCTTCCCTGTGCAGTAGTAACAGATCAGAACCCTGGCAGCTGTGGACTCCTGTCAGTACAATTCAGCCTGGTTAGTCCTAAGACAGATAGGCAGTGTTTGCACTCTGTGTGCTTTCTCTCACAGTCAAGAAGGTAAGGTCAGTATTGATAACTGCTTCTAGCCACAGCCTGTCACTTGTCAGTAAAGAAGCATCTGTCCAGGCAGGCCCTGACCCAGCCATTGTTTCTCTCTTGCAGGCATGACAGCCAGCGCAGTTGCAGCTCTGGTCCTCATGACCTCCTCCATCGTGTCTGTGGTGGGGTCTTTGTACCTGGCCTACATTCTGTACTTTGTGCTGAAGGAGTTTTGCATCATCTGCGTCACCATATATGTGCTGAACTTCCTCCTCCTCGTCATCAATTACAAACGACTAGTTTACTTGAATGAGGCCTGGAAGCGACAGCTGCAGCCTAAGGAAGACTGACCGATGGCCAGCAGATCTCCACCCAACCGGCTCAAACACTTAAACTTTCATTAAGTTTattttgcaagtttttttttttttttaaattcacaacaGACACTTTCCCTGAGAATcttaaactgattttttaaaatatgtaaattagaaGGGGCCCTAGCTATTCCTGTGTCAGTCTTCATTTTAAATCCGGATACAAAAAAGGATACGCCGAGCCAATCAAAGACAAGCTTTAACTTTACCTTGAAGATGTTTCTGAGATAATAAAATGTAGCCCTAGCCCCCGGTCCTCAACCGTAAAGTGAGCAGCCATTGCTAGTAATTCTTTAATGTGTATAAATTCAATTTCAGGTATAACAAATTGTGATCatgaacatgaaaatattttagaatagatACTGTATTAAATATTGCCATGTTTACAATATGTAATATGTTTTTAGCCGATGGATTTAAACCTGTAGATTTAATTAGAGTCCATTCGTGTGATATTTGTAAATAAAGGTAGAAACATTGGATCCACCCCTGCAGAACTTACTGTACAGTTTAGTTGAAGTGTAGCAAGGACTTGTCAGCTCCTCGTGACTGATAAGTAGTGGAGATAGTGGACGCAAACAGAAATGCGCTGA
This portion of the Arvicanthis niloticus isolate mArvNil1 chromosome 24, mArvNil1.pat.X, whole genome shotgun sequence genome encodes:
- the Vkorc1l1 gene encoding vitamin K epoxide reductase complex subunit 1-like protein 1 isoform X1 — translated: MAAPVLLRVSVPRWERVARYAVCAAGILLSIYAYHVEREKERDPEHRALCDLGPWVKCSAALASRWGRGFGLLGSIFGKDGVLNQPNSVFGLIFYILQLLLGMTASAVAALVLMTSSIVSVVGSLYLAYILYFVLKEFCIICVTIYVLNFLLLVINYKRLVYLNEAWKRQLQPKED